One bacterium DNA segment encodes these proteins:
- a CDS encoding dockerin type I repeat-containing protein, whose product MSLHIAVTDAPPPDYICGDADNSGSVNISDVVRIINYIFSGGTVPDPLESADVDCNSSVTISDVVYLISHIFSGGPVPCAACLP is encoded by the coding sequence TTGAGCCTGCATATCGCCGTTACTGATGCACCGCCTCCAGACTATATTTGCGGTGATGCAGACAACAGCGGGTCGGTCAATATTTCCGACGTCGTGAGGATAATCAATTACATCTTCTCCGGAGGTACAGTGCCGGATCCGCTCGAATCGGCAGATGTTGATTGCAACTCGAGCGTGACGATTTCCGACGTAGTCTATCTGATCAGTCACATCTTTTCCGGCGGACCAGTGCCTTGTGCCGCGTGTCTGCCTTAG
- a CDS encoding thrombospondin type 3 repeat-containing protein — MNFEYMTRMVRASLATVVQGANSGDFDNDGVLNGVDNCIYVANASQADPDLDAVGSSCDNCPDVYNPLQEDEYNDGIGDYCDGRVHILSYNMPPAYRMESYFCQMEAIGGVGSYSWAFLGGDLPFGLTFNSPPRYAHRRSDI, encoded by the coding sequence ATGAATTTCGAGTACATGACGCGGATGGTGCGCGCATCATTGGCGACAGTCGTCCAAGGCGCCAACTCAGGTGACTTTGATAACGACGGAGTTCTGAATGGTGTCGATAACTGCATTTATGTCGCGAATGCCTCGCAAGCCGACCCCGACCTCGACGCAGTCGGCAGTTCCTGCGATAACTGTCCTGATGTTTATAATCCGCTTCAGGAAGATGAGTATAATGACGGTATCGGCGACTACTGCGATGGCAGAGTGCACATTCTAAGCTATAATATGCCGCCAGCCTATCGGATGGAGAGTTACTTCTGCCAAATGGAAGCAATCGGCGGAGTTGGGTCTTACAGCTGGGCTTTCCTTGGAGGAGATCTTCCCTTTGGTCTGACATTCAACAGCCCCCCAAGGTACGCTCACAGGCGTTCCGACATTTAA